From the genome of Aquila chrysaetos chrysaetos chromosome 8, bAquChr1.4, whole genome shotgun sequence:
AGAAGATTGTCCACCTTTATGACAGTGTAGCTGCCCAGCTCCATTTTCAGCAGCTGTCAATAGAGCTACTTACTATCTAAAACCACAGCCACTACTGCTTATTGCCTTCTAACCCTTAGACAAAGAATATCTTTGCATGATAGATTGTATGATAAAAATCCatagaaaaatttcttcccaagtgaaagagaagctgaaagctggaaaaaagttttttataaACTAAAGCTATATGaaaattggtttaaaaaagggagggagggaacagTAAGCCCCAGGGGGCCAGAAGTGGCTCCTCAGATGGTGATGCATAACCTTTATGGGGTGCAACACAGATAATAAGTATTACTATACAGTAACAGACTGAGTAGGAAAACAGCAGTAATATAGTATACTTTTTGCATAATTAGGGTCAGTgtctgacaaaagaaaaaaacagcataaCTTCAAATTCAGTTGTTCTCCGCTAATTTAGCCTTTGACTGATTTTCCTGAGTAATAAGATCTAAAAGGCTAGTCTGCTGTGTAGTAACAGCAGCTTGTTTAATTCAGTGGAAGGGAGGTATGATACCTGGAGCCTCTGTTGTAAGTACTGTGTTTCTAAGCTCTGCCGCCTGGATAATAATGGGGGATGTGCACCATTagggaaagcagaggcagcttcctgctgctgctgagatgcttcctcctgcagagagaagaggaacaAGTTTCATCCCCATAAAAGGCTTTTCTGCCTCAACCCGTTCTTTAAGGATTTCCCCTGACAGGTTTCATAGTTGCCATATGGACTGTGCTCTGGTGTCACTCACCACTTTCCCTGCATGGTGAGGAGCCTAAATTACAAAGCTATCTGTGCTGCAAAATGGCAAGGGCTTAGATCTGTAACTAGAATGATATTAATATATAATGTATTTTCTGACTTGCCCTCTGAAATAGTAAATGTACAGGGTTAGAAAACCATCCAAACTCTGAATGTGCTTTTGTGCAGCTCTCATTTCACAGCTTCAAAACAGAAGGTGAAAAGCTTTCAATAGTGGTGAAGAGGATATGCATGGAGTAGGCACCTCTGGCAAGCTGGAGAATGCTGACATGGGAGGGGAGTGAGTTATTGTTATAAGAATACTATGAGCACTGTAGCATGTTTACATCAAGTGAGAAATTCTTGTGAAAACATTACAACTTTGTGGTTGTCAGAACTGAAGTTTTCCAGCAGTCAGAAAGTAACAGCTGGAGCTCTAGGAATGGCAGGCTTCACCTGGAACATTAGGTGCTTACAGTGCCTGTGTACTTCTTACCAGTTTTATTCCTGGGGTTTAACAGAAACTTATTCCTGTTTGCTGTGACCTGTTCCATTTGAAACAAGTAACTAGGGAGCTGGTAGAAGGTATTCAGCATTTTACTATGCCAATCAGGCTAACTTATCGCTCTGCTTTTGCACTTCTTACAACTATACCAGACCAACTCCAACAGGGAGAGATGTTATTGGGCTTTGTTAAATCTAAAAAATCCTTCAGATTAAAAGTAGTAATAAAATTTTGGATTTGGAAAGCTAACAGGGCCATATCACTGACCCCATGAGGATGGTAAAGGCTAGCCTGCAAATGCCCATTTTCTATTCTGCAGAAgatggaaaggagaagaggtAACTTTATCTGTAAGTTAGCTCTTCTCAGATCTCTGGAAAACCTTATCTTCTCCTTATCAGTCCCAAAGCATTAACACCTAAAAGATGGAGCTTGATTTCTGGTTTAAGTACCTGTGGAGGACTATTAATGAGGTCCTGCAACTGGGTGGCAGTTGATGTCAGAGAAGGTGGTTCTTCTGATCCCATCTGTTCATACAGCAACTGGACTTTGTTCAGTTCCAGGATTCCTTTGGTTCGTGCCAGATTCTGGAGGTGCTGTCTAAATGCTACAATTCCTGGAGAAGAGTTGAGCAAAACCCTTGTCAGAAAATCAGTTAATTTATATCTGGTTAGCACAGCAAACATGAGATAAGCTGAGTAAGAACCAAGTCACAAGGTGGCTTGGTGCTTCTGTGTATGGAGTATTTTTACTACCATGTCTAGGTATAATGTGTCATGACAATAGTATAATTACCTTGTGTGAGGGATGTGTCAGAAGCTCTACGCCCCTCTCGGAAACTGACAGGAGAGCGGTTGTGGGTCTCTCGCTTTTGGGAAGTGAGTGCCTGCATGGCTGGATTGGCAGGTCTCAAACCTATGAAAGGTGTTGTCATTCTGGGTGCTTGTTGGTTAGTTAGTACTATTTCTTTCAAGGAAGGGGTGTCTTCCAGGAATTTAATATCTCTCTGAATGGATCCCATGTCATACTCTGAATCAATACTGCCCAGAGATGAGTTTTCATCCAATGAGTAGACTTTCCCTGTGACAAAAACCAAAAGCcagaataaaaggaaagtgCAGCAAAAATTTAGCAAAGCAAAGGAATTGCCACAGGCTCAAGCTATTCCTGCCAACAGTGACTGTCTtagaggaaatgaaacaaaaaaaatcaagtttcatAAAGTAATTGTAATTTAACAATTGCAGTACCAGAATGGGGACTTGCTACTGGCTTTCGCATTATTGCAGCAATAAGGTGCTATGCAGATGGTGTTCACTTGCTTGTTTGAAGATCATTCagtggtttggttggttgtttttttcctccccatagATATTCCTGACAAGACTGTAGTGTGACCTGAAAGGCTTGGTCATCTTGCTGGTTTTGGAATACCCGAGAATTCAGAGGTTTTTGTTTCCCCACTGTCCTCTTCTGCCAGCACATCTTTAGGGGGTGAATAATTTGGGGACATTTAGTTATGTGAAAAAGAACAAGCCAACCTGCCAGAATTTACCAGATGCTATTGGGGTTGTACATGTCTGTGGCCAGCTGTGTATTTGCTGCATTAGTTTTATACTGTCTGTGCATCCAGTTTGGGGgtattttgttgtggttttttttccctttggccATTACAGCAAATGCTAAGTAATAAAACTAAGAAACTCTGTCTTGTACTTGTCACTCTTAAAACCTAGTGTTTTCATCCTGGGCTTATTAGATTGAGTGCTGAGAGCAGGAAATGAACTTTGAGATGTCTGTACTAACTTCTGTACCTGTGCCTGGCATCATCACCAGCTGGTTGGTAACTTCTGCCAGAGTGTGACGTCGCTTCCCACAGCGAGCTGCTTGGAGGGCTGCAAATGCCTGTGCAGGGTCATCTTCTGACTCGCCTTCTGTCTCTATTCCTTCATCAATAGAAGTTTCCATCATGGTGGTAGGCAGTGATTGGCATCCTTTCCTAATCACCACAGGAGGTACAGGATCTAGCAGGCACCCATTTACCTAAATGGCACAAGGAGAAGATGGACATCTTTCAATTATGTACACAGAGCATCACCCCAAAGTGCAGGAAATCTCTGCCTATCATGTAGAGTGAAGGCAGCCtggatatttaaaatgcatgaacCTCCCTATAATCTACTGAGTTAAGTAAGACTTGTTAAGAATTGTATGTGACAAACAAATCCCTCCAGGTAAGATCACCACTAACGTTCTCTTAGTACTCAACTCcctaaatataaatattcttaTTTCCACAGTAGTATGTTCTccagggctgcttttttttttttaaaagagttatTAAAAACCTTTGCCAGCTTAGTCACAAAGATAAAATACTTCTGGAATGTTGTTTCCCCTTACTATACCTATTGTGCTCATTTATCATGCTCAGATAAGCTCTAAGAAAAAATAGTCTTGTATTTAATTCTGCAGCATTCTTGCAGAGACGTGTTCCAAGAATAATACATTAAATACACCCTTTCCAGCAAAAGTCCACTTGATTGATGGTGCTCCTCTGCAAACAAAGCTTGCCTAGAAAGGCTGTGGAATCCCCCTCCTTGGGTTCACTCAACTTGAaaaagctctgagcaacctcatctagCTTTCATGTTAGACCTGCTTTtagcaggaggttggactagagggCCTTTAGAGGTACCTTTCCAACCTAAAATACTCCTaggattttaattctgtttttattctctGAATCAGTTTGTCCTGAATCCTTCTGTGCCTTAACTAATTCTTTGCCATATGCAATGGCTTGTGTTTTGAAGACCATGGCCTGCATGTCATGCAGTTTTGGGGTGGGTATTCTGTTCTGGAATACCTTTGAAGCTCTAATTAGTGTCCTGTTGCACAAGTCACTCCTACCATTTTGGTAGGATCAGGTTGGGTAAAATATGGATGAAACAACATGTTCATTTAGCATAAAACCTGGCACTGTTACAGGTGATTTTATGTAAACTGTTGACTGAACCATTCCTGAACTTTCTTCCAAgttcttcagtatttcaaaaacaAGTGTGTCTGGAAAGAAGTTTCACTGCATTAAGAGTAGCTGTTAACAAATGGTCTTGCAAGCAGACTATATGGTAGTAttctaggaaaatatttaaagcagtatCAAGAAATAGCTATAAATATTTTGAGCATCAGTAAAATGATGATGCTTGCACAGGAAAATCCTGTATCTGCTGcctctattttaattaaatggatTATATCTTTAGGCTTAATTTCTTGCACaccttattttccatttgtgaCTCCTATTCAAATGCCTTCTACTGATCTGGCAGCAAAAGCAGTGGAAATACTATTTAGTGAactgctggaaaggaaaaagagaaccAATGCCATGTGGGCAGTTGGCTCTCTACAGTTTACCATGGCACATGGATCGGAGCTTGGAAGTCTTTAGCAGACATGTTCTATAATACTTAAGACACTGAATATTCCCAAGTCGATTGTGATTTGACACCTCACTGTTGTCACCATTTGTTGGTCTACTCTGTCCAAACAGCATCTATAAAAGCAAAGGGGGatgcaaaataaagtttattttaatttccaaatgtctttgaactgccttttgctttccagctgtAAGAGACCACACAAGGAGTTACTTAAAACAGTGATGAGGATCCAGGGCCACACTCTTAGCATTGGTAACTAACCAGTAAGTCAGCAATAAAAGCTTCAAAATGGCAAGCATGAAGTCAAACCCCTAGCTGGCACCAGGCAAAATACAATATGCtggaattaaaattataatgTGATGTGATATGAGAGAACAACAGAAGTTTCATGACAATAATAATATACTTCTTTTAAGCTATTTCCCCTTCCTCACAAAAGCTCTAACGGCTAACCCACATGCGTTTCACTTATTCTTTGCTACCCTGCAGAGTATTGTCACAGACCTCAAAGTTGAATGGCAAAATGGATCAGACTGTAGCTCCCTTCAGACACTTAAGCTGTAACCATACATTTGTAAGGCTGTGGAGCCATCACATCCTGTTAGTTGAGTTCAGTTAAGTCTGTTaactggggaggtggggaaagcCTACACAAAGTCTTCCAGTCTGAttacaggaaacaaaacctaTTGGCTGGAGCTGCAATTTTATATGGTCTCCAGTGAAGATTTTACAGGCGTTTCTAGTTACAGAAATGGCCTAGCTGAGAACTGCTACAACCTATTTGAGATGCTGCAGTTCTAATAGTTTTTGACAGTCAGAAGGTCCTGCTGGGTATTTACTATTcaacaaaaaattaacaaaaatgtaaCTCTTTTGGCTAGCTTATTATGAAACTGGCAGAGATACAGAATTTTGGGTGCATGGTATTTTAATCGCTTTAGCTGGCAATGGAAGCTTATGGTTAAGGTTCCATTATACCTTCCTGTTCTCATTTGTCTGAATTTTTGGATGAGTAGCTGAGTAGGTTACTGTAGATACTCAGCAGTGAACCCTTTATATTTGAAGCTATATCTGAGGAGTCTTCATcagggcttttaaaaatacatttgagaagaaaaaaaaccagctactGTTTTaggttgatttttcttttacaaatgaCAGCGTGGTAAGATTGGAATGTAAGCAAGTAACACAAGAGGCAGATTAGTGATCAAAAAGACACAGCTGTTTAAAGTTATATGCAAgggaaaagtagaaagaatCTGGAATACCTAGAACTCTGACACTCAGAGAATACTTACATTTAGGGAGACAGGCACAATGTGTTTTGTCCAGCTAGTACAAGAAATGCACAAATCAAGTGTTCAGATACTAAAGGTCTTTGTATTTGACATGCTGTCAATCCTGAGAGGTTACCCAGGAATGAGAACTTGCTGGAGACCAGAGTTTCAGGGACAGCCTATGCTTAAGAGTAAGTGCCTAGAAGCATGTTGAGAACATTGGTTCTTTGACAAAAAGGCtactgaaagcagagagaagcagcagggttCTCCAGCTCAGCTACCTGCAAGTGTCAAAGCACAGGAGGCATATTAAGGTCAATGAAGTGACATTAGTTTGGATTAGCAAATGCTCTGGCCCTGACTCCACAGTGCTTTGTGCTAGGATGATGAACTCTACCCTGTCAGAAGGAACTGGTCTTCAATTAATTATTGAAGATCTACAGCTACTATCACTAGCTGTGCTTTTACTAGGCAGTCATTTAAAAGGCAACAATATTTTTTAGTCTTAATGATTTCTGACAAAACACTAGGGTGATTTTAACCTGTACCTTTGGTGTCTCaactctttcttcctccataAATGCTGTCTCTCCCTGGCAGTTGGATGGAGGGAATGAAAAGGCTTCTGCTCCTGAAGCTGAGGGAAGACCTGGAGACTGCAACAACCTTGCATTTTGTGAATGCAAGTTAACTGAGGGTACCACAGCTTGTGcctaaaaaagattttaagaactccaaaaccagaacaatttTAGGTAGAAAACAACACACagtcacaaattaaaaataaacaataccTAGTCCatttctgaagcagcagaagtATAAGATTTATTTCCTCATTCTTGATGAATTACATTCTTAGTCtttagactttaaaaaaaataccccccccccccccccaaaccacacaaacacataccaaaccccaaacatcaTTAAGCCAGCTGCTTAGTGAAGCTGAGCACTTACTAGCAGTAAAGACAGTGTTTGGGACCCTTTGGTGCCCTCCAACTTCTGACATGCTAGAATTCCTTTTTATATTCAGTACAAAACCCCTTAATAATATTACCGTGAGGCATAGGGCTAGTTTCAGCGCCTTTTCTAATATGCACTGATTCCTATAGgaaaaagcatgagaaagaaTAGAGCAGGCTGGATCTAAAAGAAGGTATTTCAACAGAGGGAGCACTGTTGAAGGGAGAGGTGTGCCTCAGGGAAGGCAAGCATGGCacaattaggaaaacagtggttTTCACTATTTCTTAACCTTAATTTCCTGAAGTGCAATATCCACACAACTTGCCTGTccaaaaggaaacaagcagCCTTATACAGATGCCTGTGGTGCCACCGtgtgtgaaaacaaattatCTTGTTACTCAGGATAACTGCAAGATTGCTTGCAGTCCTGAGGAAAAAGTGGTAATGCGGCTATGAAGTACAAGAATTTAGTACAATAAAGAACTACCTTCTAcgagttttttttttttcttcttccttgttcATCTGTCTCCACCCACTTTTAATACATCTTATAATTAATAATCTGCTTTTGAATCCTGTGTCTTTCTATCATTAGAACTACTATCTAAGAAAAGAGCTGATTTTAATCTGTCAGCCATATTGTTCCTGGACCTATGTTTTCATAGCTGAAGCTATTTGACTTTCATTTCAACATAATCCAAAATCAAATTTGATCCAGCAAAAAAGGAGCAGCATAGTTGTGATTCCTCCTAGAAGTGGAGTCTGGGCACTTGTTCTATACAGCAGCAATACAGTATCTAGGAGGCTGTGAACTTGAGAGAATGTTTACTTGAGACTATGATAAATCTGAGTCATCTTAGGCCAAGTCTTTCATGTTTCCAGTTATGCATTAATAGAAATCAAAAGCTGTACAATGTCTGTGTAtcttaatgaaacaaaagaacatgtaaaaaaaaaaaaatctgagaattACTGGAATAAGACACAACAAACTGTACATGacctttctttctgaagaaaattactaAGAAAGAAGCGGACTGAATAGCCTTAGAGCCTGTGCTGAATCAGTCAGTATAATTAGAGAGAATACTAAGTGGACATCCTTCTGCAATGGAAGGGCTGGCACCAGATGTAAGGAGCACCCAGAATCGCTCTTGATAAAATACACATGATATCACTCATCAGTTAGTCATCACATTGGCTCTATGCACATAGAGGTTTTGTGTCTGTGCTGCAAAGTCTCCCATGAAATTGGACTCTTGCTGGgtcacaggaggaaaaagtggtgcaaatcttaaaagaaatgaCATTATTTAGGAACAAATCTCTGAGTCTTGAGCCATTAAGAATCTCACGACAATGATATTTTTATCGGGTACTTAAGATATCACAATGAATTGGCATCTTAACCTGATAGGTTGATCctagtattttcttttgggtACCTCTTTACTATTCTTTGCTATGCTTCATTTCATGGGAGACAGAAAGCGTATCTAGAGAACAGCAGgggagaaagtaattttattttcaacaggTCCCTTTAGAGTGACTATGTTTATAACACAATGTAAAGCCTGCATGCTTTTAGCCCCCATGCTAGCACAGCTCTTCATAAATTCAACAGCTCATTTGTCAGTCACACTAAAGATACTCCAAGTGTTGCAGAGTCTCCAGAAATGGTATTTCTCTAACATTTTAACCCATGACTTCCcagcaaaagattttaaatgctcaaaaatgaaactgttcCAACTAGAAGCACACAAGCACAGTACTTTCCCTTTAACTGGGAAATAAACTGGGAGTTAAGGTTAAACCATGCAGATACCCATTAATGCCAAAACCATTGTTTGCATTTTGGGCTTCAGAATGCAGTCAACTTCCCTTTGTCATTTAAGTCTTATCCAGTCCCCtccaaactcttttttttttttttttttttttgggtgggggggggggggggcagggaggaggcatgCCAGACAACTGATTGTCATCATACAGTTCTGACAGGAGGCAAATCCAAAAATATCTTTCCAAAATGATACTGCAAGTCTATATACTATAGAAATTGGAAAACAGCAATGGATTCTAAGTGAATCTATGTAGAAACCccattttgaaagagaagaatgTCTTGCACTGTCTTAAGCCCACCTCTGCTAGGAATGAGACCTTACCTTGGCTACTGTCTGCTCAGCGATGGTGCTTGGCCGACGCTGACGAGCATCAAGTCTCTGTTCCACAGGGAAGCTACTCCGATGTGATTTGAGTCTTTCCACTAACAAGTAATAGATAGCAGCAAAGTGGTTATAACTCTTGTTctgcagagactgaaaaagagaagcacaGAAGTGTGGTTGCAGCCAAATATACATTATCTTTTATATTCTACAACACCAGGAAGGAAGAAttgcggggggggcggggaggatATTTAAGAGGCTGTGGGGTAGGCAAATGTTGTTCTGAATTGAGAAAGTTTCAAACCAGAATGCCaggcaaagaaaagcatcagtCTTAGTTCACTGGTGAGGATGCTATGTTCTGGGCTGCAACAGTACTTGTAGCTAACATTCAGGTGCTACTCTGAACCCTCAAAAATTTGAACCTGGAGAAAGGACTGACCTCTTGAATATATTGGCCATTCCAAGTGACTAGAAGCAATGGGGAACTGAGCCTCTGCAAAGTAGAGAAACTAGCCTCTTCTAGCAGAAAGTAGTCAAACTGCCAAACTCCACAATGGTTTAAAGTATCAATCATTCTAAAGGAAATGATTGTGTTAACTCCACAGAGAGTCTTGGCATTTATGTTTGGTAAGAAGCATGATTTGGGATTGGACAGAGACATTCAACTGCTTACTgcttttatgttcctttttgaatttcattttttacccTCTTAGAAGTTCAAAATGAATTTACTTTCAGTTTggatttctcctcttctccatttGACAAGTAATGATTTATCCAACCCAACCCAGGAAATCTAACAGTGTGAAACCTAATATGGCTTCTTTATTTTACTACTTTGCTTAAGAATCGACTTAGCTAACAAACAAATCTCTAGAAATTACCAACTGTAAACAGCAGCAAGTATCACCATTCTAACAGGCAGCCCTATTGGGCCACCATTTTTTACATAGTGCATACTATATTTCTCTGCATCCcctagcttaaaaaaaattcacgtTGCAATTGCTTTAAATGTGTGCTTGTTTAAATTAAAGTAAATAGTTAATACACTGGAAGAACACTACCTACTCCTGGAATACATGACCAGAACACATTATTCTTTTCCACGGGTTCTAATTTGGATTCCTGACACAGAGGAGTATCCTTTCTCTCATGGTGCTGCCTTTTCATTGACATGTTTTCCTCTATGGGCAAAGGATGCCTTGGACTGGAATGTGGTGTGGCTGGCACACAGGTGAAGTTGTCTGTGGGCCTGCCTGCTGCACGATGTTTCGCCTGCAGTTTGCATAACACAGACACCTTCTCTCTGCTAGGGAAGATCTTTAGGAAACTTTCTGGAGGGATGTCTCTCCTTTTCCTGATCACTCTGCTGGCATGGACTGAGACATCAGTAGgacagggaggcagcagcacagcatgtttaaaatgtttgccCTTGCTAGTGTCTGACCAGGTAAAATATACCaccagtggttttttttcttccccctccccacaacTGCTGAAATAAAGAATGTTGCAAGCAACTCAGGTAGTAAATTCTAGTCATAAATACAAAACAGGAGACCTTCCCCCCCAGGGACAAATACCTGTTTGAGCCTATTTTACCTCAATAGTTTTCTGTTGGTCTATTCCAAGGCTGTGCATTAGCCGTAAGACCTGCTCATTATACTCTCCAATGGAAGGCTCATTCTCCTCTCCTGGTGGATAAAGAATAGGTCTCTGTGCAGGAACTTCTATAAGCATCCACTTGTGCTCCTTAATCTGAGCAATAGTTAACCGTTTGGATGGGTCTAGGACCAACATTCTTCTAATCAGGTGTTCACActctgttgggaaaaaaaaaagttaccaaCCTGTTAAGTGGTACTTGCATATCTTCACCCGAGACCTACCAATACAGAGCATGACAACAGGAAACTGCCTTACTTCTACCTAACTTCTGTGCTAAATACATTTCCTGAAGGCTAAAACAATCTCtcaaaacaagattaaaagTCACATTAAGATGGACAAAACCCCAACTTCTCTGAATGCATGGTATGGCTAACAGTGCCATTCTTTCTACACAGCTCCCACATGAGGGTAATAGTAATATTTAGTACCTCTTTGAAGCTGCTTGTGCTGTTCTAAGTACAGTGCTAACATTAACTGATAAAGCTTCAAACAACCTCTGCTAAGTGTGGTGGGGAGTAATTAGCATCCTTCTCCAGCACAGTTTGAAATAGCTTGTCCAGACTCATAAAACAAAGGACTGGCAAAACTAGAGATagtgtctggattttttttttttttttcctatttccacCCTAGTGGTCTcaaaaacaaaggtaaaataaCATCTCTGTGGCTGTGAATAGTAGCCAGTGGGTCTGCAGGTTCATCCGTTTTAATTCCAGGATCAAAGCACAATCAGTAGTCTTAGGTGCCAGAATAATTCTGAACACACAAAACCATTGCTGCTTTCCGACTACTACATGCTGCACAGCACTAAAACCATCACATTTCAGATCTCAGTTGTTTTTTGGAAGATGAGGGCACGAGAGACAAACATGCAGTTTGTATATGACAGGAAG
Proteins encoded in this window:
- the SIK2 gene encoding serine/threonine-protein kinase SIK2 isoform X4, which produces MNIKIADFGFGNFYKSGEPLTTWCGSPPYAAPEVFEGQQYEGPQLDIWSMGVVLYVLVCGALPFDGPTLPILRQRVLEGRFRIPYFMSEECEHLIRRMLVLDPSKRLTIAQIKEHKWMLIEVPAQRPILYPPGEENEPSIGEYNEQVLRLMHSLGIDQQKTIESLQNKSYNHFAAIYYLLVERLKSHRSSFPVEQRLDARQRRPSTIAEQTVAKAQAVVPSVNLHSQNARLLQSPGLPSASGAEAFSFPPSNCQGETAFMEEERVETPKVNGCLLDPVPPVVIRKGCQSLPTTMMETSIDEGIETEGESEDDPAQAFAALQAARCGKRRHTLAEVTNQLVMMPGTGKVYSLDENSSLGSIDSEYDMGSIQRDIKFLEDTPSLKEIVLTNQQAPRMTTPFIGLRPANPAMQALTSQKRETHNRSPVSFREGRRASDTSLTQGIVAFRQHLQNLARTKGILELNKVQLLYEQMGSEEPPSLTSTATQLQDLINSPPQEEASQQQQEAASAFPNGAHPPLLSRRQSLETQYLQQRLQKTTLLSKAQNTCQLYCKELPRSLEQQLQEHRLHQKRLFLQKQSQLQAYFNQMQIAESSYPRSSQLPLSCQEEQQQQQQQSTQFSLQQPLSPVMEPSSEQMQYDPFLSQYQKVQLDPLPPSQITSSSRLSPPVQVQQPPQSLQYSYQTCELPVVTSSEPDYPDQCQYSMDPVQQSSVALPDSQSSSASHESQSNYDALSLSELPGLFDCEMMETVDPQHSGYVLVN